From the Lolium rigidum isolate FL_2022 chromosome 2, APGP_CSIRO_Lrig_0.1, whole genome shotgun sequence genome, one window contains:
- the LOC124687774 gene encoding cell surface glycoprotein 1-like, which translates to MSSAWCLVPPPAAPGALGVSASAASGGVCVARAAVPSRRRRRWDALVVCVAPDEEKITRRSPLDFPIEWEKPKPGRRPDIFPKFSPMKTPLPHPLPADDPLDDDEEEEEEEAQPQEEPQEDDPDKEDPEEDDPDKPTE; encoded by the exons ATGTCGTCCGCCTGGTGCCTcgtgccgccgccggcggcgcccgGCGCCCTCGGCGTCTCCGCCTCCGCAGCATCCGGAGGCGTGTGCGTCGCGCGGGCGGCGGTCCCGTCGAGGAGGCGCCGCAGGTGGGACGCGCTTGTCGTGTGCGTGGCCCCCGACGAGGAGAAGATTACGCGGCGCTCGCCCCTCGATTTCCCCATC GAATGGGAGAAACCTAAGCCCGGGAGGAGACCTGACATCTTCCCAAAGTTCAGCCCTATGAAAACACCATTGCCCCATCCATTACCAGCTGATGATCCTttggatgatgatgaggaagaagaagaggaggaagcacAACCTCAAGAAGAACCACAGGAGGATGATCCTGACAAGGAAGATCCTGAGGAAGATGACCCAGACAAGCCTACTGAGTAA
- the LOC124692665 gene encoding UDP-N-acetylglucosamine transporter UGNT1-like, giving the protein MAKGGGGGGAALLPVSADAGKGDGEPELFKGSAMTRRGAVAALSYMSCSVLLVMFNKAALSSYKFPCANVITLLQVLNSNIVAYFTSFIVLLTLHASMESVRGVNVPMYTTLRRTTVAFTMIMEYFLAKQKHTPPIIGSVALIVFGAFIAGARDLSFDARGYAIVFVANITTAVYLATINRIGKSSGLNSFGLMWCNGLVCGPCVLFLTYIQGDLKRTVEFPYLYSPGFQVVLLFSCMLAFLLNYTIFWNTILNSALTQSMCGNLKDFFTVGLGWALFGGLPFDLLNVIGQGLGFFGSGMYAYCKIKGK; this is encoded by the exons ATGGCCaagggcggaggcggaggcggggcggcgctgCTCCCGGTTTCCGCGGACGCGGGGAAGGGCGACGGCGAGCCCGAGCTCTTCAAGGGCTCCGCCATGACCCGACGCGGCGCTGTCGCCGCGCTCTCCTACATGTCCTGCTCCG TTTTGCTGGTGATGTTTAATAAGGCAGCTCTATCTTCTTATAAGTTCCCTTGCGCGAACGTTATTACACTCCTTCAGGTACTTAATTCT AATATTGTTGCGTACTTCACCTCTTTCATTGTCTTACTTACTCTACATG CTTCAATGGAATCTGTGCGTGGAGTAAATGTTCCTATGTATACAACTCTAAGGCGCACAACAGTAGCATTTACAATGATCATGGAGTATTTCTTGGCAAAGCAGAAGCACACCCCACCTATAATCGGCAG TGTGGCCTTGATTGTATTCGGAGCGTTTATCGCTGGTGCTCGAGACTTATCGTTTGATGCTCGTGGGTATGCCATTGTCTTCGTCGCCAATATAACTACAGCTGTTTATCTTGCAACGATAAATCGTATTG gAAAATCTAGTGGCCTGAATAGCTTTGGCCTGATGTGGTGCAATG GACTTGTTTGTGGACCTTGTGTACTGTTCTTGACGTATATTCAGGGTGACCTCAAGCGGACTGTTGAATTTCCGTACCTTTATTCTCCAGGGTTCCAG GTGGTCTTGCTATTTTCATGTATGCTAGCGTTTCTTCTAAACTACACCATCTTCTGGAACACAATCCTGAATTCTGCACTCACACAATCAATGTGTGGCAATTTGAAG GATTTCTTTACTGTTGGACTTGGCTGGGCATTATTTGGTGGGCTTCCTTTTGATCTG CTTAACGTCATTGGCCAAGGGCTTGGATTCTTTGGCTCTGGCATGTATGCCTACTGCAAGATCAAAGGAAAGTAG